Proteins encoded by one window of Anopheles maculipalpis chromosome 2RL, idAnoMacuDA_375_x, whole genome shotgun sequence:
- the LOC126566745 gene encoding uncharacterized protein LOC126566745 — translation MEQAINYGIFKLFALMPILENMDCQMWKYFINVCYSLCVIAYIVLQQVIVYNIQLYQDFSGWFISSTVLLTSFVVLVQALAMGNGMQQLLVELMEIDTMLDVDERNHAKRHFSVTFYCMYIVGFGRILFRTILLTYLGLRPLGVALQLIIPSMIVLSRINFQIYLMDLIASQLQTIATELSISLQDDGGRCASDETDTIQQLQCILQRTEYMFGRLQKCLQMVNSLFGWSTAAIVVLVFVGITFQFRISMQPMPFGAPVVEVLYSIILLFGLCRSSSQSVEMVHEIKRILLRPFYNASLWDQINNFIVRTKLEPFVFTANGLYSINYGLFGSTLAASATYIVIMLQFEQKTTDD, via the exons ATGGAGCAGGCCATCAATTACGgtattttcaaacttttcgcTCTAATGCCAATACTGGAGAATATGGATTGTCAAATGtggaaatatttcataaatgtGTGCtacagtttgtgtgtgattgcaTACATTGTACTGCAACAGGTTATTGTCTACAATATTCAGCTGTATCAAGATTTTTCTGGCTGGTTTATCAGCTCCACTGTACTCCTTACTAGCTTCGTTGTCCTCGTGCAAGCATTAGCGATGGGAAACGGCATGCAGCAGCTACTGGTGGAACTGATGGAAATTGATACTATGCTGGACGTTGACGAGCGTAATCATGCAAAGCGCCACTTCAGTGTAACATTCTACTGTATGTACATTGTGGGATTCGGGAGAATCCTTTTTCGTACCATCCTACTCACATACCTCGGATTGAGACCGCTGGGCGTAGCATTGCAGCTAATCATTCCATCGATGATTGTTTTATCGCGcattaattttcaaatctaCCTAATGGACCTTATCGCATCACAGCTTCAAACGATTGCAACGGAACTATCCATCTCGCTGCAAGACGACGGTGGACGATGCGCCAGTGATGAAACGGACACTATACAGCAGCTTCAGTGTATACTGCAACGGACGGAGTACATGTTTGGACGGTTGCAAAAATGTCTACAAATGGTTAACTCGCTATTCGGCTGGTCAACGGCCGCGATTGTGGTGCTCGTGTTCGTTGGCATTACTTTCCAGTTTCGGATTTCTATGCAGCCAATGCCGTTTGGTG CTCCAGTTGTAGAAGTACTGTATTCGATCATTTTGCTATTCGGTCTGTGTCGTTCGTCAAGTCAATCCGTGGAAATG GTTCACGAAATCAAACGCATTTTACTAAGACCCTTCTACAATGCATCACTTTGGGATCAGATCAACAATTTTATCGTGCGCACCAAACTGGAACCATTCGTATTTACCGCCAACGGGCTGTATTCGATTAATTA
- the LOC126558442 gene encoding uncharacterized protein LOC126558442 yields MKTEKLVIVVHNILGGPLSSNDRHPFKSPKMFICTTIVIGASAALFVLCMCDLRRTLYQRDLVLSVIDLLMLLGIAFTVFTIHVSTLIKYLQKPSESILQCLDDIDGHMYTLNIGRGSARNLSLHCIAAFSTTIVISVGYLLATVLRIKRPNALVFAFKTYGLFVIFLMHGLFLVLSYQILERVRCMVKQLEKMINTAKRLQDTRNTATEYVSIRLSRELSTLAMVQMQCFRAVNHLNEECGLPNVTIFGMFFYVLTAKSFQLFYVCSIEFKLHGFQFTHILEPIVLIMAVFLYFFASTYVGELLQRETQFVINNIHKFECRHSTVQQRTNQSEFVEQLGNQILHQPLCFTVMNFFQIDFKFFHLVMASVGTYLIILLQFDFQN; encoded by the exons ATGAAGACAGAAAAATTAGTCATTGTCGTGCACAACATATTGGGAGGACCGCTAAGCAGTAACGATCGTCATCCTTTCAAATCTCCAAAAATGTTTATCTGCACCACAATAGTCATTGGAGCAAGTGCTGCATTGTTCGTCCTTTGCATGTGCGATCTACGCAGGACACTGTACCAGCGAGACCTAGTGCTAAGCGTCATCGATCTCCTAATGTTGCTTGGCATTGCGTTCACAGTATTTACGATACACGTGTCTACgctgataaaatatttgcaaaaaccAAGCGAATCTATTCTTCAGTGCCTTGACGATATAGATGGTCATATGTACACGTTAAACATCGGACGAGGTTCTGCCCGAAACCTTTCGTTACATTGTATCGCAGCTTTTAGCACGACCATCGTCATATCGGTTGGATATCTGTTGGCGACTGTGTTACGAATCAAACGGCCAAATGCTCTGGTGTTTGCGTTTAAAACATACGGcctatttgtgatatttctcaTGCATGGACTGTTTCTCGTGTTGAGCTATCAAATTCTGGAACGTGTTCGATGCATGGTAAAGCAGCTGGAGAAAATGATAAACACTGCCAAGCGTCTGCAGGATACAAGGAACACCGCCACGGAATACGTTAGTATACGATTGAGCAGGGAGCTTAGTACGCTGGCCATGGTACAAATGCAGTGCTTTCGGGCGGTGAATCATTTAAACGAGGAATGTGGCTTGCCAAATGTTACTATCTTTG GAATGTTTTTCTACGTTCTCACAGCGAAAAGCTTTCAactgttttatgtttgctcGATCGAATTCAAACTGCACGGATTTCAATTCACTCACATTTTAG AACCCATCGTACTGATAATGGCAGtctttttgtactttttcgCTTCTACCTATGTTGGAGAATTACTCCAAAGAGAG ACACAGTTCGTGATCAACAATATCCATAAGTTTGAGTGCAGACATTCAACCGTGCAGCAAAGGACGAACCAATCTGAG TTCGTTGAACAACTCGGTAATCAGATCCTGCATCAGCCGCTTTGTTTCACCGTAATGAACTTCTTTCAaatagattttaaatttttccactTG GTCATGGCATCGGTTGGAACGTATCTAATAATATTGTTGCAGTTTGACTTTCAAAATTAG
- the LOC126559421 gene encoding uncharacterized protein LOC126559421, protein MYTQFLPVLVTFVLLGTVASAPPSTADIIFPEVDDLAIGDPCTIAPSPDPAGIQFARQGICRRVRDCPTFVPRIILEPFDVRRDICYFEVYDPVVCCVDVPTSAELMPPNTNKQLSLDDLDYTNLIH, encoded by the coding sequence ATGTACACCCAATTTTTGCCAGTGTTGGTCACTTTCGTGCTGCTCGGAACCGTTGCGTCTGCACCACCGTCCACGGCGGACATCATATTTCCGGAGGTGGACGATCTAGCGATTGGTGATCCGTGTACGATTGCGCCTTCGCCAGATCCGGCTGGGATACAGTTCGCCAGGCAGGGAATCTGCCGGCGGGTGCGCGACTGCCCAACGTTCGTTCCACGCATCATTCTGGAACCGTTCGATGTACGGCGCGATATTTGTTATTTCGAGGTGTACGATCCAGTTGTGTGCTGTGTTGATGTGCCCACTTCCGCAGAACTTATGCCACCGAACACCAACAAACAGCTGTCCTTGGATGACCTAGACTACACTAATTTAATTCATTAG
- the LOC126557318 gene encoding serine/threonine-protein kinase Pink1, mitochondrial, with the protein MSFRLLTTRLYKHGRLLVQNYLKRDIHVSNAWSNPTESTKVSKINDTLRHDLRINEFRSNSFLRFGNQARRLFIDNVLSRVTNPYSADLRLQATKKLLYGDSTPFFALVGVSLASGDGVLTKNDELEAVCWEIRHAMSNFQEKVGEKDIETRLDEEFGIENLNIGKHIAKGCSAVVYAASLKEPTINNVNSATYSDSIHNNSSSTAQKEPPEGWTEEEPNFAAQWSNGNNPLLLPERTASTVLRQLINNNDDQTGANNNRRVRFNSEARVRTMSENSAASGHENRGDYLHETSEKEYNIEQYPLALKMMFNYDIQSNAMAILKAMYRETVPAKRRTIESAWERSLMEKTNFLPPHPNIVEMYGVFCDQVPDLSMSATLYPMALPQRLNPEGYGRNMSLFLLMKRYDTNLKEYLQQPGVDMRTRILLFAQLLEAVAHLNRHGVSHRDIKSDNILIELRPNMPPTLVLTDFGCCIADKRHGLRIPYTSNEIDKGGNMALMAPEIIEQLPGTFAILNYSKADLWACGAIAYEIFGSNNPFYSDVYSALKNTSYEEHMLPAMDQNVPQLIQCLVQNILQRNPNKRLSPDIAANVMQLFLWSPSSWLRDRYVPSSNEILQWLLSLTTKILCEGPLRVTPDGTMGRRTYTEYLLIASFLTRVRLERIKRALDWIHTVNVDCS; encoded by the exons ATGTCCTTTCGTCTGCTGACCACCCGTCTGTACAAACATGGTCGCCTGCTGGTCCAGAACTATCTCAAGCGGGATATACACGTTAGCAACGCATGGTCAAACCCTACGGAGAGTACAAAAGTGAGCAAAATTAACGACACGCTGCGACATGATCTGCGGATCAACGAGTTCCGGAGCAACAGCTTCCTGCGGTTCGGTAACCAGGCGCGCCGTCTCTTTATCGACAATGTGCTTAGCAGGGTGACCAACCCGTACTCGGCGGATTTACGCCTGCAAGCCACCAAGAA ACTATTGTATGGCGATTCCACCCCTTTCTTTGCACTGGTCGGTGTAAGTCTGGCCTCGGGAGATGGCGTACTGACAAAGAACGATGAGCTGGAAGCTGTTTGTTGGGAGATAAGG CATGCCATGTCCAACTTTCAGGAGAAAGTCGGTGAGAAGGATATCGAGACGCGTTTGGATGAAGAGTTCGGAATAGAAAATCTAAACATTGGCAAACATATCGCTAAAGGCTGTTCGGCCGTTGTTTACGCCGCTTCTCTTAAAGAACCGACGATAAACAATGTGAATTCAGCTACCTATTCCGATAGCATCCATAACAATTCTTCCTCCACGGCGCAGAAGGAACCACCGGAAGGATGGACGGAAGAGGAGCCAAATTTCGCCGCCCAGTGGAGCAATGGCAATAATCCTCTATTGCTGCCGGAAAGAACTGCATCGACTGTTTTGCGTCAGTTGATAAATAATAACGACGATCAAACAGGAGCAAATAACAATCGCCGAGTACGCTTTAACAGTGAGGCTAGAGTAAGAACGATGTCGGAAAACAGTGCTGCATCGGGCCATGAGAACAGGGGCGATTATTTACATGAAACGAGCGAGAAAGAGTACAACATCGAGCAATACCCGTTGGCGCTGAAGATGATGTTTAACTATGATATACAAAGCAATGCGATGGCCATTCTGAAGGCGATGTACCGTGAAACGGTCCCTGCAAAGAGGCGAACCATCGAAAGTGCATGGGAAAGGAG CCTTATGGAAAAAACCAACTTTCTTCCACCGCATCCTAACATCGTGGAAATGTACGGTGTTTTCTGTGACCAGGTACCGGATTTGTCAATGTCCGCCACGCTCTATCCGATGGCCCTGCCACAGCGCCTAAACCCGGAAGGTTACGGACGAAACATGAGTCTGTTTCTGTTGATGAAGCGATACGACACCAACCTGAAAGAGTACCTTCAGCAACCCGGCGTAGACATGCGTACACGCATACTACTGTTTGCACAGCTGCTAGAAGCAGTCGCCCACTTGAACCGTCACGGTGTTTCGCATCGGGACATTAAGTCGGACAACATTCTCATCGAACTGCGCCCCAACATGCCACCGACGCTGGTTTTGACCGATTTCGGATGTTGCATTGCAGACAAGCGGCATGGGCTGCGCATCCCTTATACGTCGAACGAGATTGATAAGGGTGGCAATATGGCGTTGATGGCACCGGAAATTATTGAACAGCTGCCGGGTACGTTCGCAATACTGAACTACAGCAAGGCGGACCTGTGGGCTTGCGGTGCGATTGCTTACGAAATTTTTGGCAGCAATAATCCGTTCTATTCCGATGTG TATTCGGCTCTTAAAAATACATCGTATGAGGAGCATATGTTACCAGCGATGGATCAAAATGTTCCCCAATTGATCCAGTGTCTTGTGCAGAACATTCTGCAGCGGAACCCCAACAAA cgccTAAGCCCAGATATAGCAGCGAACGTAATGCAACTGTTTCTTTGGTCACCATCGTCCTGGTTGCGTGATCGCTACGTACCGTCCAGCAACGAAATTTTACAATGGTTGCTAAGTCTCACGACGAAAATTCTGTGCGAAGGTCCACTTCGAGTCACACCCGATGGTACGATGGGCCGCCGAACGTACACGGAGTACTTACTGATTGCAAGCTTTCTTACCCGGGTGCGCTTGGAACGGATCAAGCGCGCACTCGATTGGATACATACGGTTAATGTTGACTGTTCGTAA
- the LOC126559838 gene encoding serine protease snake-like, with protein MLPTIDNARWITRIVIGAIVIGSVLAQGNVGEYCVYGNDPGVCLGYSVCRPLLEQSRIVKICGYTAQQAVVCCPVDYEQRLQQLYNQNQRVSERKCSEYQAPSSSGLLLGSLAVGSSVVKVKPRKQCPTDQNLIVGGKAARHGEFPHMARLALPNENGDMTFRCGGTLISEQWVMTAAHCIESDRIMVRLGELKEVDDDFDPVDEWVVQVVKHPNYKPRTVYNDIALLKLANPVSFSFRVRPACLYTQPTVDRKKAVAIGFGSTEAYGAGSKELLKVSLDVYTTPYCSQFFQRNRRVPQGLQETHLCAGYSAGGRDTCTGDSGGPLQINSGDEACVAQIIGITSFGIGCGSTAPGIYTRVSQFVDWIEQIVWPSQSVDLTNGLRFS; from the exons ATGTTGCCTACCATTGATAATGCTCGGTGGATCACACGGATCGTGATAGGTGCGATCGTTATCGGAAGCGTTCTTGCCCAAGGCAATG TTGGTGAGTACTGTGTGTACGGTAACGATCCCGGAGTCTGTCTCGGTTACAGTGTCTGTCGGCCATTGCTCGAACAATCGCGGATAGTAAAAATCTGCGGCTACACAGCCCAGCAAGCGGTCGTCTGCTGTCCGGTCGACTACGAACAGCGTCTGCAGCAGCTATACAACCAAAACCAGCGTGTCAGTGAACGAA AATGTAGCGAATATCAGGCCCCATCCAGTTCCGGTCTGCTGCTTGGGTCCCTCGCAGTCGGTTCTTCCGTCGTGAAGGTGAAACCTCGCAAACAATGTCCGACCGATCAGAACCTTATCGTTGGCGGTAAGGCGGCACGCCACGGCGAGTTCCCGCACATGGCCCGGCTAGCTTTGCCGAACGAAAACGGCGATATGACGTTTCGTTGCGGTGGCACGCTCATCAGCGAGCAGTGGGTTATGACCGCCGCACACTGCATCGAGTCGGACAGGATCATGGTTCGGTTGGGCGAGCTGAAGgaggttgatgatgattttgacCCGGTCGACGAATGGGTGGTGCAGGTGGTGAAGCATCCCAACTACAAACCACGCACCGTGTACAATGATATCGCACTGCTAAAGCTAGCCAATCCGGTATCCTTTTCGTTCCGGGTTCGGCCCGCCTGCCTTTACACCCAGCCAACGGTGGATCGCAAGAAAGCGGTAGCGATCGGATTTGGTTCGACGGAAGCAT ATGGTGCTGGCTCGAAGGAACTACTCAAAGTGTCACTGGATGTGTACACCACGCCCTACTGTTCCCAGTTCTTCCAACGCAACCGTCGCGTACCGCAGGGCCTGCAGGAAACGCATCTGTGTGCCGGTTATTCGGCCGGTGGCCGGGACACCTGTACCGGTGATTCCGGCGGTCCGCTCCAGATCAATTCGGGCGATGAGGCGTGCGTGGCGCAAATTATCGGCATTACCTCGTTCGGTATTGGGTGCGGTTCGACAGCTCCCGGCATCTATACGCGCGTCTCGCAGTTTGTTGACTGGATCGAACAGATCGTTTGGCCATCGCAAAGTGTAGACTTGACGAATGGGTTACGCTTTAGCTAA
- the LOC126566717 gene encoding uncharacterized protein LOC126566717 → MSAPETVSDIGENVPTLDYLKELLNKAIELEAAVEEKQQERQTASSKLDAVWANIHQAIVKEAELKRKHRSQQANNNAHQVHEHSKDVKEKFTQQFNQLQRVMGISIVCIPEQKQVEITYNDVHKTKVTLSYSDKEITLDAMYPTHPNEDAIRTHLRETGDLVGFLSVLRKKLTFKDM, encoded by the exons ATGTCTGCTCCCGAAACTG TTTCAGACATTGGGGAAAATGTTCCAACCCTGGATTATTTGAAAGAGCTGCTAAACAAAGCAATTGAACTGGAAGCTGCCGTGGAGGAAAAGCAACAAGAGCGACAAACTGCATCGTCAAAACTAGACGCAGTATGGGCTAACATTCACCAAGCTATCGTAAAAGAAGCTGAATTGAAGCGCAAGCATCGATCGCAACAGGCAAACAACAATGCCCATCAGGTTCACG AACATTCCAAAGatgtgaaggaaaagtttacCCAACAGTTCAACCAACTGCAACGAGTTATGGGCATTTCTATCGTTTGCATACCGGAACAGAAGCAAGTTGAG ATCACGTATAACGATGTCCACAAAACGAAAGTGACACTTTCATACAGTGACAAAGAAATAACGC TTGATGCAATGTATCCCACACATCCAAACGAAGACGCCATACGGACACATCTCCGCGAAACCGGCGACCTGGTGGGGTTTCTTTCGGTCCTGCGAAAAAAGCTAACGTTCAAAGACATGTGa
- the LOC126566731 gene encoding exopolyphosphatase PRUNE1 has protein sequence MNTYLQQCRRVMKNAVSKIAVIGNESCDLDSAVSAIAFAFHLQHVPSLLGEWYKQDSTTVFPVLNVARAELPLKTEVTYFIKRHGIMLEDLICRDEIDWNSEHTALNIILVDHHVTKLQKTIIGIVDHRPIESNARFNPSAFKTIELVGSCATLVGREIFNQATATIQELPEGYGVALELLYGAIVLDTVNFSKQADKAKPLDYEVAAKIEAHINVPEENRPAHREQLFQSLIAARSDVSELNAYQLLLKDLKIISQNERTVSVPGFPMAVQEYLKLSDRMDHLQRFATETGSNVVILLGLNVLPDGSVRRDVGIIPIDDEPLAEKIVTALQTCQEMNFELEELPSSDGKGKFFQQHNLKASRKQLMPIVKSVLSAIIV, from the exons ATGAACACCTACTTACAACAATGTCGACGTGTTATGAAAAATGCA GTAAGCAAAATCGCAGTCATTGGTAACGAAAGTTGCGATTTAGATTCGGCAGTGAGTGCGATTGCTTTCGCATTCCACCTACAACATGTGCCATCATTATTAGGCGAATGGTACAAACAAGATAGTACCACAGTGTTTCCGGTACTGAATGTGGCCCGTGCCGAGTTGCCGTTAAAAACGGAAGTAACGTACTTCATCAAGCGGCACGGAATTATGCTAGAGGATTTGATTTGCCGTGATGAGATCGATTGGAACAGTGAACATACAGCGCTAAACATTATTCTCGTAGATCATCACGTCACAAAACTGCAGAAAACCATTATCGGTATCGTCGATCATCGGCCGATCGAATCGAATGCCCGTTTCAATCCAAGCGCTTTCAAGACGATCGAACTCGTTGGATCATGTGCAACTTTAGTAGGGCGTGAAATTTTCAACCAAGCTACAGCAACGATACAAGAATTACCGGAAGGGTATGGCGTAGCTTTAGAACTGCTCTATG GGGCCATCGTGTTGGACACGGTTAACTTTTCCAAACAGGCCGACAAAGCTAAACCACTCGACTACGAAGTTGCGGCAAAAATTGAGGCACATATCAACGTTCCGGAAGAAAATCGTCCAGCGCACAGAGAACAACTTTTCCAATCCCTTATCGCGGCACGTAGCGATGTGTCCGAACTGAACGCATATCAGTTGTTGTTAAAAGATTTGAAAATCATCTCACAAAACGAACGCACCGTATCGGTACCAGGATTTCCGATGGCGGTACAAGAATACTTAAAACTATCCGACAGGATGGACCACCTGCAACGGTTTGCAACCGAAACCGGTAGTAATGTGGTGATACTGCTCGGACTTAATGTACTGCCGGACGGTAGCGTGCGTCGTGATGTTGGCATTATTCCAATCGATGATGAACCACTGGCGGAGAAA ATTGTTACAGCGCTTCAGACATGCCAGGAGATGAACTTTGAGCTTGAGGAACTACCAAGTTCGGATGGGAAAGGCAAATTTTTTCaacaacataatttaaaagcGTCACGAAAACAATTGATGCCGATCGTTAAGAGTGTGCTTAGCGCAATCATAGTGTGA